Proteins from a single region of Starkeya sp. ORNL1:
- a CDS encoding GntR family transcriptional regulator: protein MKTPSAARKRAPVSAGAAPGDASPEPQARQAYRLIEEMIVTLELPPGSKISEVSLSKRLNIGRTPIREALQRLALEGTVRVVPRSGVFVSEIDLADQLGMLEVRRGLENVLAGRAARLASNSLRVEFTAVAKAFDHAEKTRDGADFSAADREFNALVVKAANSKYATHAIGPIEAQTRRFWYLYFKEFGDVQQVSQLHARIARSIAKGDEPGARQASDALMDYVEQYTRKTLQVLGVS from the coding sequence ATGAAAACGCCGTCCGCCGCACGCAAACGCGCCCCGGTTTCCGCAGGCGCCGCCCCGGGTGACGCCTCGCCCGAGCCGCAGGCGCGCCAGGCCTATCGGCTGATCGAGGAGATGATCGTCACGCTCGAACTGCCGCCCGGCAGCAAGATCTCGGAAGTCTCGCTCAGCAAGCGCCTGAACATCGGCCGCACGCCGATCCGCGAGGCGCTGCAGCGGCTCGCGCTGGAGGGCACGGTGCGCGTGGTGCCGCGCTCCGGGGTGTTCGTCTCGGAGATCGACCTCGCCGACCAATTGGGCATGCTCGAAGTGCGTCGGGGCCTGGAGAACGTGCTCGCCGGGCGCGCCGCGCGCCTCGCCTCGAATTCGCTGCGCGTCGAATTCACCGCGGTCGCCAAAGCGTTCGATCACGCCGAGAAGACCCGCGACGGCGCCGATTTCAGTGCCGCCGACCGCGAGTTCAATGCCCTCGTCGTCAAGGCGGCCAACAGCAAATACGCCACCCACGCCATCGGCCCGATCGAGGCGCAGACGCGGCGCTTCTGGTACCTCTATTTCAAGGAATTCGGCGACGTGCAGCAGGTGAGCCAGCTGCATGCCCGCATCGCGCGGAGCATCGCCAAGGGCGACGAGCCCGGCGCCCGGCAGGCCTCTGACGCGCTGATGGACTATGTCGAGCAATATACCCGCAAGACCCTGCAGGTGCTCGGCGTCAGCTGA
- the rnk gene encoding nucleoside diphosphate kinase regulator: MVKPRITISSTDHEVLTKIANGLMDTRPVLAEALLAELERAKVVRANAVPERSVQMGSMVDYTTADGKARRVQLVYPAEADIAAGRISVLTPVGTALLGLSVGQSIDWVGNDGKQHVLNVIAVEPGFSPIPGGK, encoded by the coding sequence ATGGTCAAGCCCAGAATCACCATCTCGTCCACCGACCACGAGGTCCTGACCAAGATCGCCAACGGCTTGATGGACACCCGCCCCGTGCTTGCCGAAGCGCTGCTCGCCGAGCTGGAGCGCGCCAAGGTGGTGCGCGCCAACGCGGTGCCAGAACGCTCGGTGCAGATGGGCAGCATGGTCGATTACACCACCGCGGACGGCAAGGCGCGCCGGGTGCAGCTGGTCTATCCCGCCGAAGCGGACATCGCGGCCGGCCGGATCTCGGTGCTCACCCCGGTCGGCACCGCATTGCTGGGCCTCAGCGTCGGCCAGTCGATCGACTGGGTCGGCAATGACGGCAAGCAGCACGTGCTGAACGTGATCGCAGTCGAGCCGGGCTTCTCACCGATTCCGGGCGGGAAGTAG
- the dusA gene encoding tRNA dihydrouridine(20/20a) synthase DusA, translating to MSFQLHRFSVAPMMDWSDTHCRAFHRTLSRRARLYTEMVTANAVIFGDRDRLIGFSDIEHPVAVQLGGSDPEALAKAAAICAERGYDEINLNVGCPSDRVQGGNFGACLMRAPALVADCVAAMKAEVAIPVTVKCRIGVDEQDPEAALDALADAVLAKGADALIVHARKAWLEGLSPKENRDIPPLDYDRVYRLKARLPHVPVAINGGIADIATVKAQLDHVDGVMLGRAAYHQPELLLEVDPALFGEPAPHADAFAAVEAFEPYVARHVEAGGRLHDVTRHMLGLFTGQPGARAFRRRLAIEGVKAGAGIGVLRDAVGEVRRALERRLAAA from the coding sequence ATGAGTTTCCAACTGCATAGATTCTCAGTGGCGCCCATGATGGACTGGTCCGACACGCATTGTCGGGCCTTCCACCGCACATTGTCGCGCCGCGCCCGGCTCTATACCGAGATGGTCACCGCCAATGCCGTGATCTTCGGCGACCGCGACCGGCTGATCGGCTTCTCCGACATCGAGCACCCGGTCGCGGTGCAACTCGGCGGCTCGGACCCGGAGGCGCTGGCCAAGGCCGCGGCGATCTGCGCCGAGCGCGGCTATGACGAGATCAACCTCAATGTCGGCTGCCCGTCGGACCGCGTGCAGGGCGGCAATTTCGGTGCCTGCCTGATGCGCGCGCCAGCGCTGGTGGCGGACTGCGTCGCGGCGATGAAGGCGGAAGTGGCGATCCCGGTCACGGTGAAGTGCCGCATCGGCGTCGACGAGCAGGACCCGGAAGCCGCGCTCGACGCGCTGGCCGACGCGGTGCTGGCGAAGGGCGCCGACGCGCTGATCGTGCATGCCCGCAAGGCGTGGCTGGAGGGCCTCTCGCCGAAGGAGAACCGCGATATCCCGCCGCTGGATTATGACCGGGTGTATCGGCTGAAGGCCCGCCTGCCGCATGTGCCGGTCGCGATCAATGGCGGCATCGCCGACATCGCGACGGTCAAGGCGCAGCTCGATCATGTCGACGGCGTGATGCTGGGCCGCGCCGCCTATCACCAGCCGGAATTGCTGCTCGAAGTCGATCCCGCGCTGTTCGGCGAGCCGGCGCCGCACGCCGATGCGTTTGCCGCGGTGGAGGCGTTCGAGCCTTACGTCGCCCGCCATGTCGAAGCCGGCGGGCGGCTGCATGATGTCACCCGGCACATGCTCGGCCTGTTCACCGGCCAGCCGGGGGCGCGCGCCTTCCGTCGCCGGCTGGCGATCGAGGGCGTGAAGGCGGGCGCGGGAATCGGCGTGCTGCGCGATGCGGTCGGTGAAGTGCGTCGTGCCTTGGAGCGCCGGCTGGCGGCGGCGTGA
- a CDS encoding ABC transporter substrate-binding protein — MLQSRSRMRLMLAASAMALLACAGAARADEAAAKKWVDNEFQPSTLSKEDQMKEMQWFINAAKPYAGMEINVVSETITTHEYEAKTLAKAFSEITGIKLTHDLIQEGDVVEKIQTQMQSGKNIYDAWVNDSDLIGTHFRYKQAINLTDWMAGEGKDVTSPTLDLPDFIGLSFTTAPDKKLYQLPDQQFANLYWFRYDWFTNADYKAKFKAKYGYELGVPVNWSAYEDIAEFFTNDVGTIDGVKVYGNMDYGKKDPSLGWRFTDAWLSMAGNGDRGLPNGLPVDEWGIRMEGCRPTGSSVDRGGDTNGPASVYAITKYIEWLKKYTPAQAGGMTFSEAGPVPAQGNIAQQMFWYTAFTADMVKPGLPVMNADGTPKWRMAPSPHGSYWKDGMKLGYQDVGSWTLLKSTPLERRKAAWLYAQFVTSKSVSLKKSHVGLTFIRESDIWDKTMTERAPKLGGLVEFYRSPARVQWSPTGSNVPDYPKLAQLWWQNIGDASSGAKTPQAAMDSLAAAQESVMERIERSGVQGECGPKLNKKESMAYWVEQAKKNGTLAPQPKLANEKPQGETVDYDTLIKSWPATPPKKSN; from the coding sequence ATGTTGCAGTCACGATCGAGAATGCGGCTGATGCTGGCGGCGAGCGCCATGGCGCTCCTCGCCTGCGCGGGCGCGGCGCGGGCCGACGAGGCCGCCGCGAAGAAATGGGTCGACAACGAGTTCCAGCCTTCGACGCTGTCGAAGGAAGACCAGATGAAGGAGATGCAGTGGTTCATCAATGCCGCCAAGCCCTATGCCGGCATGGAGATCAATGTCGTCTCCGAGACCATCACCACCCATGAGTACGAGGCCAAGACCCTGGCCAAGGCGTTCTCCGAGATCACCGGGATCAAGCTCACCCACGACCTCATCCAGGAGGGCGACGTGGTGGAGAAGATCCAGACGCAGATGCAGTCGGGCAAGAACATCTACGATGCGTGGGTGAACGACTCGGACCTGATCGGCACCCATTTCCGCTACAAGCAGGCGATCAACCTCACCGACTGGATGGCGGGCGAGGGCAAGGACGTCACCTCGCCGACGCTGGACCTGCCGGATTTCATCGGCCTCAGCTTCACCACGGCTCCGGACAAGAAGCTCTACCAGCTGCCGGACCAGCAGTTCGCCAACCTGTACTGGTTCCGTTACGACTGGTTCACCAACGCCGACTACAAGGCCAAGTTCAAGGCCAAGTACGGCTACGAGCTCGGCGTGCCGGTGAACTGGTCGGCCTATGAGGACATCGCCGAGTTCTTCACCAACGATGTCGGCACCATCGACGGCGTGAAGGTCTATGGCAACATGGACTACGGCAAGAAGGACCCCTCGCTCGGCTGGCGCTTCACCGATGCCTGGCTGTCCATGGCCGGCAATGGTGATCGCGGCCTGCCGAACGGCCTGCCGGTGGACGAATGGGGCATCCGCATGGAAGGCTGCCGGCCGACCGGCTCCTCGGTCGACCGCGGCGGCGACACCAACGGCCCGGCCTCGGTCTATGCCATCACCAAGTACATCGAGTGGCTGAAGAAATACACGCCGGCCCAGGCTGGCGGCATGACCTTCTCGGAGGCCGGCCCGGTGCCGGCGCAGGGCAACATCGCCCAGCAGATGTTCTGGTACACCGCCTTCACCGCCGACATGGTGAAGCCCGGCCTGCCGGTGATGAATGCCGACGGCACCCCGAAGTGGCGCATGGCGCCGTCTCCGCACGGCTCGTACTGGAAGGACGGCATGAAGCTCGGCTACCAGGACGTGGGTTCCTGGACCTTGTTGAAGTCGACCCCGCTGGAGCGGCGCAAGGCGGCGTGGCTCTACGCCCAGTTCGTGACCTCGAAGTCGGTCTCGCTGAAGAAGAGCCATGTCGGCCTCACCTTCATCCGCGAGAGCGACATCTGGGACAAGACCATGACCGAGCGTGCGCCGAAGCTCGGCGGCCTGGTCGAGTTCTACCGCTCGCCGGCGCGCGTGCAGTGGTCGCCGACCGGCTCCAACGTGCCGGACTATCCGAAGCTGGCGCAGCTGTGGTGGCAGAACATCGGCGACGCCTCGTCGGGCGCCAAGACCCCGCAGGCCGCCATGGACAGCCTCGCCGCGGCGCAGGAATCGGTGATGGAGCGGATCGAGCGTTCCGGCGTGCAGGGTGAGTGCGGGCCGAAGCTGAACAAGAAGGAGAGCATGGCGTACTGGGTCGAGCAGGCCAAGAAGAACGGCACGCTGGCCCCGCAGCCCAAGCTCGCCAATGAGAAGCCGCAGGGCGAGACGGTGGACTACGACACCCTCATCAAGAGCTGGCCCGCCACCCCGCCGAAGAAGTCCAACTGA
- a CDS encoding DUF2160 domain-containing protein, which yields MEHLSESFAWMAWTWQTGLFFAAIAGLLTVFTLLAVWFPERERVGVLRIPTTRGDRLFISLLGSAFICLGWIGLAGPDLTWALAVCLVYALAVFRLV from the coding sequence ATGGAACACCTCTCCGAGAGCTTCGCCTGGATGGCCTGGACCTGGCAGACCGGGCTGTTCTTCGCCGCCATTGCCGGCCTGCTCACCGTCTTCACCCTGCTCGCGGTCTGGTTCCCGGAGCGCGAGCGGGTCGGCGTGCTGCGCATCCCGACCACGCGCGGCGACCGGCTCTTCATCAGCCTGCTCGGCAGCGCCTTCATCTGTCTCGGCTGGATCGGCCTCGCCGGTCCCGACCTGACCTGGGCGCTCGCCGTGTGCCTTGTCTACGCGCTGGCGGTGTTCCGCCTCGTGTGA
- a CDS encoding carbohydrate ABC transporter permease: MIARRVVLGLYLVQLILPIYWLINLSLKTNREIIGAMTLLPQELTFENYYTIFSQPSWYNGYLYSIGYVVLNTIISLVIALPAAYAFSRYRFLGDKHLFFWLLSNRMAPPAVFALPFFNLYSAIGLFDSIWAVALAHCLFNVPLAIWILEGFMSGVPREIDETARLDGYSLPRFFFRIFTPLIASGIGVAAFFCFMFSWVELLLVRTLTNSKAISAIMTQTVSSAGTDWGLLAAAGVLTIIPGALVIWFVRNYIAKGFALGRV; encoded by the coding sequence ATGATCGCCCGGCGCGTCGTGCTCGGCCTCTATCTCGTGCAGCTGATCCTGCCGATCTATTGGCTCATCAATCTCAGCCTGAAGACCAACCGGGAGATCATCGGCGCGATGACGCTCCTGCCGCAGGAGCTGACCTTCGAGAACTACTACACCATCTTCAGCCAGCCCTCGTGGTACAATGGCTATCTCTATTCGATCGGTTACGTGGTGCTGAACACGATCATCTCGCTGGTGATCGCGCTTCCCGCCGCCTATGCCTTCTCGCGCTATCGCTTTCTCGGCGACAAGCATCTGTTCTTCTGGCTGCTGTCGAATCGCATGGCGCCGCCGGCGGTGTTCGCGTTGCCCTTCTTCAATCTCTATTCGGCCATCGGGCTGTTCGACAGCATCTGGGCGGTGGCGCTGGCGCACTGCCTGTTCAACGTGCCGCTGGCCATCTGGATCCTCGAAGGCTTCATGTCGGGCGTGCCGCGCGAGATCGACGAGACCGCGCGTCTCGATGGCTATTCCCTGCCCCGTTTCTTCTTCCGCATCTTCACGCCGCTGATAGCATCCGGCATCGGCGTCGCCGCCTTCTTCTGCTTCATGTTTTCCTGGGTCGAATTGTTGCTGGTCCGCACCCTGACCAACAGCAAGGCGATCTCCGCGATCATGACGCAGACCGTGTCGTCGGCGGGCACCGACTGGGGCCTGCTGGCCGCCGCCGGCGTGCTGACCATCATTCCCGGCGCGCTGGTGATCTGGTTCGTGCGCAACTACATCGCCAAGGGCTTCGCCCTCGGGCGGGTGTGA
- a CDS encoding sugar ABC transporter permease — MDKPINNAAWFLILPAFAIVVFNAVIPMMTVVNYSVQDSFGNNQFFWNGLGWFSELLDPSSELGGRFFASLGRSTLFSLIILAVEVPLGIAVALSMPRSGIALALCLVFIAMPLLIPWNVVGMMWQLYSRSDIGLLGWTINAVGIPFNYTNNIFAAWTVLVIMDMWHWTGLIALLCYAGLKSIPDAYYQAARIDGASRWAVFTRIELPKLNRVLLIGVLLRFMDSFMIYTEPFVVTGGGPGSTTTFLSIDLVKLALGQFDLGKAGAMSIVYTLIILAVCWVFYTVMVTTDNKGARG, encoded by the coding sequence ATGGACAAGCCCATCAACAACGCGGCCTGGTTCCTGATCCTGCCGGCCTTCGCGATCGTGGTGTTCAACGCCGTCATCCCGATGATGACGGTGGTGAATTACTCGGTGCAGGACAGCTTCGGCAACAACCAGTTCTTCTGGAACGGGCTCGGCTGGTTTTCCGAACTGCTCGATCCCTCCAGCGAACTCGGTGGCCGTTTCTTTGCGAGCCTCGGACGGAGCACGCTGTTCTCGCTCATCATCCTGGCCGTCGAGGTGCCGCTCGGCATCGCCGTCGCGCTGAGCATGCCGCGATCGGGCATCGCGCTGGCGCTGTGCCTCGTCTTCATCGCCATGCCGCTGCTCATTCCGTGGAACGTGGTGGGCATGATGTGGCAGCTCTATTCGCGCAGCGACATCGGCCTGCTTGGCTGGACCATCAACGCCGTCGGCATTCCGTTCAACTATACCAACAACATCTTCGCCGCCTGGACCGTGCTCGTCATCATGGACATGTGGCACTGGACCGGCCTCATCGCGCTGCTCTGCTATGCCGGCCTGAAATCCATCCCCGACGCCTATTACCAGGCGGCGCGCATCGACGGCGCCTCGCGCTGGGCGGTGTTCACCCGGATAGAGCTGCCGAAGCTGAACCGCGTGCTGCTGATCGGCGTGCTGCTGCGCTTCATGGACAGCTTCATGATCTACACCGAGCCGTTCGTGGTCACCGGCGGCGGGCCGGGAAGCACCACGACCTTCCTGTCGATCGACCTCGTCAAGCTCGCGCTCGGCCAGTTCGACCTCGGCAAGGCGGGCGCGATGTCGATCGTCTACACGCTCATCATCCTCGCCGTCTGCTGGGTGTTCTACACCGTCATGGTCACGACCGATAACAAGGGAGCCCGTGGATGA
- a CDS encoding ABC transporter ATP-binding protein, translating to MARIDLVDLAHAYRSNPSGEADYALKPMTTSWRQGGAYALLGPSGCGKTTLLNIISGLVVPSQGRVLFDGVDVTRLATEKRNIAQVFQFPVIYDTMTVRENLAFPLRNRGLPAAEIAARVKEIAELLDLGVEIDRRARGLTADAKQKISLGRGLVRSDVAAILFDEPLTVIDPALKWELRSKLKALHRKLDLTMIYVTHDQTEALTFADTVVVMHDGAIVQTGRPNELFERPEHTFVGHFIGSPGMNVLPARVEGRTADVGGVPIALGRSYAAVPRAGKIEIGIRPEYVRLSAGEGVPVRVERIDDLGRIRFAKVRLGDARLSVVAPPGVRVQDDRARLSFDPAQIHVYADSRRIEGDA from the coding sequence ATGGCCCGCATCGATCTCGTCGACCTCGCCCATGCCTACCGCTCGAATCCGTCCGGTGAGGCCGACTATGCGCTGAAGCCGATGACCACCTCCTGGCGGCAGGGCGGGGCCTATGCGCTGCTCGGCCCCTCGGGTTGCGGCAAGACCACGTTGCTCAACATCATTTCCGGCCTCGTCGTGCCCTCGCAGGGCCGCGTCCTGTTCGACGGCGTCGACGTCACCAGGCTCGCGACCGAGAAGCGGAACATCGCCCAGGTGTTCCAGTTCCCGGTCATCTACGACACCATGACGGTGCGCGAGAACCTCGCCTTCCCGTTGAGGAACCGGGGCCTTCCCGCCGCCGAGATCGCGGCGCGGGTGAAGGAGATTGCCGAACTCCTCGATCTCGGCGTCGAGATCGATCGCCGTGCGCGCGGACTGACGGCGGATGCCAAGCAGAAGATCTCGCTCGGCCGCGGCCTGGTGCGCTCCGACGTCGCCGCCATCCTGTTCGACGAGCCGCTCACCGTGATCGATCCTGCGCTGAAGTGGGAGCTGAGGTCCAAGCTCAAGGCGCTGCACCGCAAGCTCGACCTCACCATGATCTATGTGACGCACGACCAGACCGAGGCGCTGACCTTCGCCGATACCGTGGTCGTCATGCATGACGGCGCCATCGTGCAGACCGGGCGGCCGAACGAGCTGTTCGAGCGGCCGGAGCACACCTTCGTCGGCCATTTCATCGGCTCGCCGGGCATGAATGTGCTGCCGGCGCGGGTCGAAGGCCGCACCGCCGATGTGGGCGGCGTGCCGATTGCGCTCGGGCGTTCATACGCCGCCGTCCCCAGGGCCGGGAAGATCGAGATCGGCATCCGCCCGGAATATGTCCGGCTCAGCGCGGGCGAGGGGGTGCCGGTGCGCGTCGAGCGCATCGACGATCTCGGCCGCATCCGCTTCGCCAAGGTGCGCCTCGGCGATGCGCGCCTGTCGGTCGTCGCCCCGCCGGGCGTGCGGGTGCAGGACGACCGCGCGCGGCTGAGCTTCGATCCCGCGCAGATCCATGTCTATGCCGACAGCCGGCGCATCGAGGGGGATGCCTGA
- a CDS encoding ABC transporter ATP-binding protein: MSLHLERISLTVGGSHHIDDVSLTLERGTINVLLGPTLAGKTSLMRLMAGLDRPTSGRVIADGLDVTGCKVEARNVAMVYQQFINYPTLSVYENIASPLRVQRRPKDEIDRKVRAAAALLRLESHLDRTPLQLSGGQQQRCAIARAVAKEADLVLLDEPLANLDYKLREELREELPRIFSATGAIFVYATTEPTEALLLGGNTATLSEGRLVQFGPTAEVYHRPSCLRAAETFSDPPLNVAAIEKRGEAIHLPDGTRAPSSGLLADLADGRYRLGVRAHDLLLARPNASAIEIRGSVDVTEMTGSESFVHVHAGAHAGDLRWVALTPGVHEVVPGASIGVFVDPSRIFVFAEDGRLAAGPVDTGY, encoded by the coding sequence ATGTCGCTGCACCTTGAACGGATATCGCTGACGGTCGGCGGTTCACACCATATCGACGACGTCAGCCTCACGCTCGAGCGCGGCACGATCAATGTGCTGCTCGGGCCGACCTTGGCGGGAAAGACCTCGCTGATGCGGCTGATGGCCGGCCTCGACCGGCCGACCTCCGGCCGCGTCATCGCCGACGGCCTGGATGTCACCGGCTGCAAGGTCGAGGCGCGCAATGTCGCGATGGTCTACCAGCAGTTCATCAACTACCCGACGCTGAGCGTCTACGAGAACATCGCCTCGCCGCTGCGCGTGCAGCGGCGGCCGAAGGACGAGATCGACCGCAAGGTCCGGGCCGCCGCGGCGCTGCTCAGGCTGGAGAGCCACCTCGACCGCACCCCGCTCCAGCTCTCGGGCGGCCAGCAGCAGCGCTGCGCCATCGCCCGCGCGGTGGCGAAGGAAGCGGACCTCGTCCTGCTCGACGAGCCGCTGGCCAATCTCGACTACAAGCTGCGCGAGGAATTGCGCGAGGAACTGCCGCGCATCTTCTCCGCCACCGGGGCGATCTTCGTCTACGCCACCACCGAGCCGACCGAGGCGCTGCTGCTCGGCGGCAATACGGCGACGCTCAGCGAGGGCCGGCTGGTGCAGTTCGGGCCGACCGCGGAGGTCTATCACCGGCCTAGCTGCCTGCGCGCCGCCGAGACCTTCTCCGATCCGCCGCTGAACGTCGCCGCCATCGAGAAGCGCGGCGAGGCCATCCATCTGCCGGATGGAACGCGCGCGCCATCATCGGGGCTGCTCGCCGATCTCGCCGACGGGCGCTACCGGCTCGGCGTGCGCGCCCACGATCTGCTGCTGGCACGCCCGAACGCGAGCGCGATCGAGATCCGCGGCAGCGTCGACGTCACCGAGATGACCGGCTCGGAGAGCTTCGTGCACGTCCATGCCGGCGCCCATGCCGGCGACCTGCGCTGGGTGGCGCTGACGCCGGGCGTGCACGAGGTCGTGCCGGGCGCCTCGATCGGGGTCTTCGTCGATCCCTCGCGCATCTTCGTCTTCGCCGAGGACGGACGGCTCGCCGCCGGCCCGGTCGACACCGGCTATTGA
- a CDS encoding thiamine pyrophosphate-binding protein: MAHIGDLVAEMLLQYQVDTVFGMPGGQTTALHDGIARRSPAIRHVLVRDERSSAYAADAYARLTGKVGVCDVTVGPGTTKLPDGLVEALNASIPMVAIVGELPLDWLSLRAKGVASQGMDQVAFLQPITKATYLVPSITALPDLIRSAFRVATAPRPGPVALIIPHDIMDAEWDEEKIRPVVDARNIRAPSLRYAPPAADIEAAAELINRAQRPAIIAGGGVHGASATELLTRIADRVKPLVVTSLSGKGAVPETRDYAAGILNPLGSGAAIELIKHADLLVWCGSKASQNTAMNWTLPTAGQATITIDADPLEHGRTFRPTVALCGDVAETLEALDPLLKAPARTAWAGKIAEVKATHAARIASEVSSSSVPIQPPRVMQALAERLTPDDVVISDASWSAGWIGAYIPATEPGRRFLYARGQGGLGYAIPAAIGAGAVQQTRGRGGRVITVSGDGGHSYAIGEIATLAQNGMRVVNIVLNNGTLGWLQMWQEFFFSNLRQSVDLGFGGKPDYAAAAEAMGLKGIQVRSPDDIEAALDEALAFDGASVVEVLIDPRATPIHSFRRRLAEPGKVSPRPGTVYELRAWTISPGLADETVD; the protein is encoded by the coding sequence ATGGCGCATATCGGCGACCTCGTGGCGGAAATGCTGCTGCAATATCAGGTGGATACCGTCTTCGGCATGCCGGGCGGCCAGACCACGGCACTGCATGACGGCATCGCCCGCCGCTCGCCCGCCATCCGGCATGTGCTGGTCCGCGACGAGCGCTCCTCAGCCTATGCTGCCGATGCCTATGCCCGTCTCACCGGCAAGGTCGGCGTGTGCGACGTGACCGTGGGACCGGGCACCACCAAGCTGCCGGACGGGCTGGTCGAGGCGCTCAACGCCTCGATCCCGATGGTGGCGATCGTCGGCGAACTGCCGCTCGACTGGCTGTCGCTGCGCGCCAAGGGCGTCGCCTCGCAAGGCATGGACCAGGTCGCGTTCCTGCAGCCGATCACCAAGGCGACCTATCTGGTGCCGAGCATCACCGCGCTGCCGGACCTGATCCGCAGCGCCTTCCGCGTCGCCACCGCGCCGCGGCCGGGTCCGGTCGCGCTGATCATCCCGCACGACATCATGGACGCGGAGTGGGACGAGGAGAAGATCCGGCCGGTGGTCGACGCCCGCAACATCCGTGCCCCGTCGCTGCGCTATGCTCCGCCCGCTGCTGACATCGAGGCGGCGGCGGAGTTGATCAACCGCGCGCAGCGGCCGGCGATCATCGCCGGTGGTGGCGTGCATGGGGCGTCGGCGACCGAGCTTCTCACCCGCATCGCCGACCGGGTGAAGCCGCTGGTGGTGACCAGCCTGTCCGGCAAGGGTGCGGTGCCGGAGACACGCGATTACGCGGCCGGCATCCTCAATCCGCTCGGCTCTGGCGCGGCCATCGAGCTGATCAAGCACGCCGACCTCCTGGTCTGGTGCGGGTCCAAGGCGAGCCAGAATACTGCGATGAACTGGACCCTGCCGACGGCGGGGCAGGCGACGATCACCATCGATGCCGACCCGCTCGAACATGGCCGCACCTTCCGCCCCACGGTCGCGCTGTGCGGCGATGTCGCCGAGACGCTTGAGGCGCTCGATCCGCTGCTGAAAGCGCCCGCGCGCACCGCCTGGGCGGGCAAGATCGCCGAGGTGAAGGCTACCCATGCCGCACGGATCGCCTCGGAGGTATCGAGTTCGAGCGTGCCGATCCAGCCGCCCCGCGTCATGCAGGCGCTCGCCGAGCGGCTGACGCCCGATGATGTGGTGATCTCCGACGCCAGCTGGTCGGCGGGCTGGATCGGCGCCTATATCCCGGCCACCGAGCCGGGGCGGCGGTTCCTCTATGCACGCGGGCAGGGCGGCCTCGGCTATGCGATACCCGCGGCGATCGGCGCCGGCGCGGTGCAGCAGACCCGCGGGCGCGGCGGGCGGGTGATCACCGTCTCCGGCGACGGCGGCCATTCCTACGCCATCGGCGAGATCGCGACGCTGGCGCAGAACGGCATGCGTGTCGTCAATATCGTGCTCAACAACGGCACGCTCGGCTGGCTGCAGATGTGGCAGGAATTCTTCTTCTCCAACCTGCGCCAGTCTGTGGATCTCGGCTTCGGCGGCAAGCCGGACTACGCCGCGGCCGCGGAGGCGATGGGGCTGAAGGGCATCCAGGTGCGCTCGCCCGACGACATCGAGGCGGCGCTCGACGAGGCGTTGGCGTTCGACGGCGCCTCGGTGGTGGAGGTGCTCATCGATCCGCGCGCCACCCCGATCCACAGCTTCCGCCGTCGTCTCGCCGAACCCGGCAAGGTCTCGCCGCGTCCCGGCACGGTCTACGAACTGCGCGCCTGGACGATATCGCCGGGGCTGGCGGACGAGACCGTCGACTAG